From the genome of Leucoraja erinacea ecotype New England chromosome 24, Leri_hhj_1, whole genome shotgun sequence:
CCAAAGTGAGTGAAAAACCGAAGGAAATTGCCAATGAGGGAaagaacagcaacattaaaagcGAGACCAAAGACTGTAAGGAGAATGAAGTTTGCCCGAGTAATCCAGTGACCAACTGTTCCACAGATTTGACCAGAACagggaaccaggaggagaaaaAAACAGCTAAAGTGCCCGAAGCACCGGCTACGGCTCCAACCATTTACGACGACTCGATAGAGAAAGTTAAGAACAATGATCCTGCGGTAACCGAAGTAAACTTAAATAATGCAGAGAGAATGACCAATGAGATCCTAATACGATTTGCTGATGCTCTGAAAGAAAACACTGTGGTGAAAACCTTCAGCTTTGCCAACACTCACGCGGATGATCATGTTGCATTTGGCGTTGCTGGTGTGTTGAGGGTCAATACAAGTATAACCAACCTGAATCTGGAATCGAACTACATCACCGGCAAAGGTGTCCTCGCCATAATGAGAGCTCTGCAGCAAAATAACGTCCTGACAGAGTTCCGATTCCACAACCAGCGACACATCTTTGGGGGACGGGTCGAGATGGATATCGCCAAACTCCTGAAGGAAAATACCACACTCCTTAAGATGGGCTACCACTTTGAGCTGGCAGGACCGCGAATGACTGTCACAAACCTACTGAGTCGAAACATGGATAAACAGAGGCAGAGACGCTTGCAAGAGCAAAGGCAGGGGCAAACGGGGGACAAGAAGCAAGGTCTGGAAGTCCCAAAGGCAATCGGCGTGCAGAAATCGCCAAAACCCTCTCCACAATCTTCTCCAAAAAGTTCACCCTGGTCATCCCCGAAACCAAGTCCAAAGAAGGCGGCAGCTCACAcagctccccctccacccccaccgccCCCACCGCCTCCTCCCCCGGGACTGCCCGCCAACGCTAACCCGGTGACACAGAACCACGCGTTATCAAACAAGAGGACTGTGGCAGGAAATGGCCAGGGCACCAAGCTCAGAAATTCCCTGACGCCCGTCTCGGAAAGAAAGTTGGAAAGTCGACCACCTGCTCGAGAGAGGAATTCACGAGACCAGCTTCTGGCTTCAATCCGACAGAGCAACTTGAAAAGCTTAAAGAAGGCAAGTAATCAGTGCCCTGCATTGTCCTATAAGTAGGATGCGCTTCCACAACACTGAGAACAAGACAAGTTcattatctgtgtaggaaggaactgcagatgctggtttaaaccaaagatagacacaaaaggctggagtaactcagcgggacaggtagcatctctggagagaagaaatgggtaacctttcgggttgagacccttcttcaaacattatATGGCCAATAGGTTTTATTATAGAATCTGGAAGGAAAATGTCTAAGttggagtttgcaagttttccCTGCGatagcatgggtttcctccgggtgctccagtttccttcacaCATCTCCAGTAcgtcaattggccctctgtaaattgcccctagtgcagtggttcttaacctttttggcatacgTACGTGCATTTAcgtacaaaatactgtatgtggtatgttcctttgttaggttcctaaacctgggctcaacaaatggatatgttatttatgaccctTCATGTCCCACGGTAAAGCCCCAAATGACCACCATAGCGGGTCCCGGGTCCCGACCCCCAGCTTATGAACCACCACcctagtggatgagaaggtgggttgatgggttgatggttggcatgggcttggtgggccgaaggccctgtttcctatGCTTTAAacaaacaagggggggggggggggggggggggggggggggggggagaagagagttaGGAGAgaatttaaattgtaaattcataAAGTTCAAATTTTTTGCAATGGAGTGAAAAAGCAAATCGATGCAACAAGTTTAAAGTCTTATTTTAGTTGTggtcaaaaacatttaaaaattatttgagTACGTTTATATGTAATGCATCTGCTGAGATCATTCCTATTCTATTCAAATGCAGAAAGATAAATCCGTGCAAATTAAATAACTTGTGGGGAGTAATGGAGAAGATATGGTGTCAATGATTTATTCAAAGCAGAAGcctcttactttagtttagagatacagcgtggaaacaggctcttcagtccagggagtccatgctggccagcggtaacctgtacactagttctatcttacacactggggacaatttataggaaccaattgacctacaaacctgcatgtcttagcaatgtaggaggaatccggagcacccagagaaaacccacatggggagaatatacaaactccatacagccagcacccgtggtcaggatcgaacccgggtctctgtcgctgtaaggcagcaactctactgctgtgccactgtgcctccctaaaCAGTTGAGAAGGTGGAGGGAGTCAGATGTAAGAATGAGAGTGTAAGAATTAATTGAAAGAGATTGTCAACATTGATCTGCTATCTTTTTAATTTATAGAACTAACTTTCAGAAGGGATTGTAAACAAATTAGTGGAATATATTCTTCCCCGAAAATAGCCTCACAGGTAGATGGGTGGTCAAGCAgggttttggtacattggccttcatcagtcagggtagtgAGTATAGCAGTtgaaatgttatgttacagttgaacaagttATTGAGGCCTCACGTGGTGTACTGTGCCCAGttatggtcaccctgctattggaaagatgtcattaagctggaaagtgcagtaaaaatgtatgaggatgttgccaggacaagggggtgagctataaggagaggttgggtgaGCTggcactttattctttggagcacataaGACTGAAGGGTggtcttttagaggtgtataaggtcatgagggaAAAAGATGCAGTGAttgtgcagagtcttttacccatggTAATGGAATCTAGAtccaggggacatgggtttaaagtgagaggaacaAGATTCAATAGGAAACTGAAGGGCAACTATGTCAGCCTGAGGGTGGTGAGTACGTGGAATGAGCTGGGAAGGTGGAAGAGGCGGCTACTATATCGGcatgtaaaagacacttggacagatacatgaataggaaagattggGGCAGCGTTTCTCAACCAGGGTTCCCCGCAACGTTCGGATTCCGCGAGAGGTCGCTaagaaatagtgataaataggctaatcatatgtaaatgcatttgtgtgtcatttttgtgtttaatttcatattcataattttattatacacgtaCAGCATATTCTTGGAAATTCTAGGGTATTATAATAGTCTTCAACCTGTTGTATCATTTAGAAGTATAATAATCATAGGGAATATATTTAGCGACGTCTACCTGTATGTGGCGCCAGTGTAAAACGGCCTTTAGTAGTCAGTGGATTGGAGCTGTATGTGACGGATTTGTGtgtcatcaagtgactcactcgaGTACAGACGCATGCACGGTCTCCATCTGTCCTGCCTGTGCTTCCTGGCGTGTAGATACAGTCCTTCatttttatgtaggggttccctgagacatgaaattaatttcaagggttccgcaagggtaaaaaggttgagaaacgctggtatagagggatgtgggccaaatgcgggcaataaGGACAAGCtaacatggggcatcttggtcggcatgggcaatttgggccaaagggcctgttttatacTGTATGACATCCATAAGTCTATCTAAATTCTATGATATTTTTATTAAGACAGATTAGAGCTCAAAATTCTAAGGAGATAATGTTCTAACTAAAATTATAAATTACTAAATCATAAAGTTCAAATTATTTTATCGGAATGAAATAGCAGGACTTGGGAATTGGATAGAAAAGGAGATGAGAGTTGGGCCAGTTGAACAATGAATGAATCATTAATGAATTATAAAGATGAATGCTCTTGCTTCGGATTTCTTATGTTTGAATGTCTCTTTAGTGTTTTCTGTGCACACTGCAGGGTCCCGAACCAGCCACACTTAATGTATTAATCTGTAAATGACACTTTACTTGGTATTTTGCCACCAGAATTGGTCATAGTGCAAGTCCCACCAGGAGTGAGGAATTACAACATCTCAGAAACTCAAGCCATGTTTCCCAAATAAACTTTCTGTTGGAACCGCTTCTCCCTCCACACTCCTCAACAGAATGTCACACTCTGAAATTTTGGCTAGTGCTTCTCGGAAACTTGGCATGTTTTCCGTGTGGCCTGACTTTGGGTAGGACATTATCACACTTCCCTGCACTTCCAATGGCTGGGTGGGGATTTGGGAACTTTGAAAGCCAAGCTATTTGCATTTTCTGTACAAACCAAGGCATCTTTGGACACTTCAATTTAGAAAATAATGGAGTTCCATATGATTTATATCAATGCAAGACCTAAGCATCAAATCAGTGGTATTCTGCTATTTTGCAACTTCATTCTTCAAATATTCCTACAGCCAAATCTTTTGCAATGCCGGAATgctggtttcttcccagctgtcagcaGGGAACTGAACCATACTATCTATGacaaactagagagcgatcctgagctaTCATCTATCACATTGTAGACCATCAGATtatcttttatcggactttactggactttatcttgcattaaaagaTATTTTCTATATcccacatctgtacactgtggacagcttgattgcaatcatgtagtctttcactgggtagcacgcaacagaagctttcattgtacctcaatacacatgaccgtaaactaaaataaactaaacatttagaggtagacacacaaagctggagtaactcagcggggcaggcagcatctctgcaaaggaggaatgggtgacgttttggttcgagaaccttcttcagacccttcgtccagagatgctgcctgtcccagtgagttactccagtttttgtgtctatctttggtttaaaccagcatctgcagttcctttgccaCACATTAGCTCCAGGGAATTTGTTAATCTTTGGTCCTGTTAGTTTACTCAATATCTTCTCCAGTGATATGAATTGTTTTAAATTCCTCACACTTTTTTGACTGTTACTTGTGTTTTCGATGAAGAactttgaacagtacagcacaggaacaggccctttggcccacattgtctgcgccaaatatgatgccaagataaatcaatctcatctgcctgcccgTGAagcatatcgctccattccctgcatatccatgtgcctgtcactatcaaatctgcctccactacctcccttggcagcatgtttcagACACCCAACACTCGCTGTgaataaaaaaaaacttgacaCAGCCATCTCTCTTAAACTTTACCCtgtcatcttaaaactatgtcctctgatctttgatatttccatcctgggataaaggttctaacTATCCATCCTACCTATGACCCTCATAatattacatacttctatcaggtctcccctggtGTCCTCTGGTGTTCTGGAGAAAGTGATCAAAGTTTTCCAACCTCTctaatatggttatatatatatatactctaaCTAGCTAATATGCCGTAATCtaaacagcattctggtaaacctcccctgagccctctccaaagccttcacatccttcgtGTAAAGGAAAACCAATATTGCACGCATTatcccaaatgcagcctaactaaagTCTTACAGAGATGCATTATGGCACTATTTTTGTGTTCTCTGTGATGAGGAACCCCCATCGTTTATTTCCCCGTCTCAGTTTTAAGGGACCGACATTTACCTTTCTTCCTCTTTTACTACTTATCTTGCTGCCAGTTTTTTTTATAATATTTAATAGTTTGGCAACCATTTGAGGTTATGCTGAAGAAAATGTatgcacattgtgtcctttctgAACCACTTAAAATTCCCAGAGGCATCAAGCAGAGCTATTCCTTCTTGCCTTCTCTTTTTGATATTTATTTAGCAACAAAGTGAATTATGTCACTAAAAGtcgagcaacattttttttgtcatcaGCTCAGGCACCTCAGACTTTTTTTAAAGTCAACTCCATCAGGTAGAAGCTGCGAAGGTGGttggattgaagagagagtttgAATATTGTAGGATCAAAGatgaaaaaaattacatttaaattgaacattttaatttcaaaattaaattaaattaaaatttaatttaattaaaaaattcaTATTTAAAATTGTAAAAGATCAAAAAAGGATCAAAATTACACCAGAAAATGGGTGTGAAAGAAAGAATATAGGGgggcaggggcagcacagtggcgcagcagcagagttactgccttacagcgccagagactctggttcaattctgactttgggtgctgtctgtatggagtttgtacattcaccctgtgactgagtgggttttctccagatgctccagtttctcccacatccaacaATCGTGCAGGTTTTTAGGGTAATtggctgtaaattggccctagtgtgggatgaagggcctgttcccacactgtatcttgaaaatgaactaaaacttaaaactaaattgATTTGGTGATGGactagagttgatgtggagaggatttttccactagtgggagagtctaagactagaggtcatagcctcagaattaaaggaagttctatgatgaaggagatgaggaggaatttatttagtcagagagtggtgaatctgtggaattctttgccacagaaggctgtggaggccatcagtggatatttttaaggcagagatagataaattcttgattaatacgggtgtcatggggttatgggcagaaggcaggagaatggggttagtagggagagatagatcacagtTCATAGAGATAGAtttgtcctaattctgctcctatcacatgatcttatgatcttatctcCCTGcacgatccatgtccctccattctccACATATCCATACGCCTATCCAAAGTTGTCTTAAACGCCACTTTTGTACCTGCCTCCTTCTACCACCGGcattgcgttccaggcacccgtcaTCCTCTGTATGAAACAAAAAAACACCTTAAGTTCAGCATTACTGTCTTATACAGCTCCTGTTAACAATAAAGAAGTTATTTGTTTATAGGATAGACATTGAAAATATGTTTCTAATATGAAAATTAACAAATTAACAAATCGTAATCCATGACAAAaacaaggacacaaaatgttggaggaactcggcaggtcaggcagcatctctggagaacatgggtgggcaAGGTTTCAGGTTGGGGTCGAATGTCAAAACATCAGCTACCCatgattctccagagatgctgcctcacccgttgagatcctccagcactttgtctctttcttggtaaaccagcgtctgcagttcctcgtgtctaatCCCTGATTTTATGTGTAACTTGCTACAAACATCCAGACCTGCTATTATAAGTGTATGGAAACATGGAGGGCCCTGCTACTGAATGAGATTATGACTGATAATTCCTACCTATGCCTACATCCATTGGAGTTTATTGAGACACCAATCTCAGATTAGAACCACCAACAACTGTTGTTGATGGGAAGAGAGGTACAAACATCTGTTACCTTCGAAATGAGAGCAAGTTTCCTAATTTTACTCTCTTGTCTGGTTCTGAACTATTAGTAATGGCCCTCATTTCTAGCAACCAGAAAGCATTTCTCTCCATCTGTCCAATGCTGCCTGAAATATcttgaagagtttagtttagtttaatttagtttagtttagtttagtttaatttagtttagtttagtttagttcagttcgaTTCAgttccctttagtttagtttagtgagagagtgtggaaacgagcctttcagcccaccaggtccgcaccgaccaccaatcacccgcacactagttctatgttatcccagtttcacatcctacacactaagggcaattttacagatgccaattaacaaacctgtacgtctttggaatgtgggagaaaccggagcaccggaggaAAACCcatctggtcacagggagaatgtacaaactctgtacagaccctgcacccgtagtcaggatcgaacctgggtctctcgtgCTGTTAGGGGACAGGTCTGTCAATGTGCAACTGTGCCATCCTTTGATCAAATCATTCCTTAgtgttctaaattccagcgaatgcaACCTCTGCAACAGAATGTTGTTGACCATACTACCTAGACCGCATTTATGAAGATGATTCTTTCAGATAAGATGTCAAATTGAGCCTCACCCGCCCTCCCAGAAGGATGTACGCAACCTATTAACATTAATTTGAAGAATTGCACAAGGTTTTCCCTGGGTCTTGGCATTTTTATCACTCACTCAACTACAGATTGACGTCATTTCAGTAGGTTTAGTCTATGATTACTGTTGTGTgtctggtgaaaagcttttttgttgcgattacaatcaaaccatccacagtgtacaggtacatgataatgggaatgacgtttagtacaAAATAAAGACCAATTATTCAAAGATTTCCAATgaggatagatgggaggtcaggactgccccCTAGTTGGCGATAGGATGGTCAATTGCTTGATAAGAGTtgagaagaaactatccctgaatctgcaggtatacattttcacacctctgtgcctcttgcctgatgggagaggggagaataaggagtgactggggtgagaatgattcttgattatgctggggcTTTGCCTACAAGAGATTACCTACCATCTATCTTTCgcagaccttcggactatctttaatcaaactttactggacttcatcttgcactaaactttattctctttatcctgagtctgtacactgtgaacagcctgattgtaatcactcgtagactggatagcacactcatcaaatgttaacccaatcatccccgggatcattctcgtcaaCCATTCTTGTAAATGTTTTTACATTTTCGTCATAACAACTGTATTCCAAATCTCAATCTGCTAAAGTTAGACTCTGTCGGCAAGTTCCATTTGCTTGCTAAGGCAATCTGCATGGGATCTTTGGGTGCCAATAGTACTTCAGCTGCGGTCTAGCCCATGGTTTGTAAAGCAATGGGATATTTTACCAATCTAGAAAaagggacctgcagatgctggtttacagaaaagaacacaaggtgctggagtaactcagcaagtaaggcagcatctttggagaacatggattactgatgtttcaggttgggacccttctctccGAGGACTTTGTGGCTTCATAATCTTTTGATAAGTTGGTTTGATGATATTATTTAGTAAGCTGTTCTAATGTGAATGCTTTTACTGATTTTAGGTTGAACTTCCAAAGTTGCTGCAGTAAGAAGAGGTACCATTGCCTGAAGATGAAGTTGCCCCAACCTTCCAAGACTCAGAATTCTTGAATAACTGATGTTTCAACATTAATGTAATTCTGATGATTTGAAGGACTTTTGCCGATGTATCACAGTTTGCCATCTTGTGACAAATGCTTTCTCAGAACACCTTCAAGCAAATATTGCTCAATCTCTTATTTCCAACATCCTACAAATTTTTATTACTGTACATTTCTGGCAATTCTTCTTTTCTATTGGGCTAGATTCTTTGATATCAGCTTATTTTTAACGATTAGATAGATCAATaaatcctcatctctgttctttaCAGTATATGTATTTTACCACTGCTTTGAATTCATATTTCTTGTAAAATGCTTACCTTGACTTCATTTATAAGCAGATATCCTTTTTGTGATTCCGTTTCATCACACTAATTGTAAGTGAGGGTTTTAAGCTCCCTCCTTGCATAGAATAAGGAATTACTGAGCATTTTACTCACTTCCTTCCCCCAGGTCTATCatgcatcttgagcaaaacacaaagtgctggaggaactcagctggtcaggcagtagcAGTGGAGGGTATGGACAGGCGATATTTCGTGCCCTCAGTCTTTTTTGGAGTAGGGAAGTTGGAAAAGAGGtgtggaggcaggacaaagcctggcaagtgataggtggaaacaaagaactgcagatgctggtttataccaaagatagacgcaaagtgctggaataactcagtgggtcaggcagtatctctggagaaaaaggatgggtgatgttttgggtcgggacccttcttcagtctgatgaagggtaccaatccaaaacatcgcccatacattttctccagagatgctgcctgacccactgagttacgccagcattttgtatacatgtgataggtggatactgatgaggggatgggggttgattggcagatggttggaatatGAGAtaaaggttagaggtgaaaaggagacaaaaggatgtcagataaggagagaagaggtgtgGAAGAgtcagagggggagaggaaaagagGGGGATTTCAGGGAACTGGGGGACtgtgggatgggagatgagtgtatatGTTCATCTTCCATCATCCCCACCCAGTCTGCAAAGTAAATGTACTTGGCTAATGCCTGATCTTTCAAATTGTGCCGTGAAATCTTCAAACAGGCGCTCTACAATCAAAGGTAAGAATAACAAATGATTGTTAAAGAGTTTTAATGTCGATGTTAGAAATGGGTGCTGTAGGATTATACACCCATCCTAGGCGCTTTGCAGACCCAAACTAAATAGTCATCAGTCAGGGCTTTATTTATGGGTCTGACGTTAGGAAATGCAATGGCTTAGGGAGACTTTACTTTATAAACAAAACTTACACAAGCTGGGGGGTGGTGGCACAgtaacgcagctggtagagctgctacttcacagcgccagagattcgggttcgatcatgaactcgggtactgtttgtgtggagtttgaacattctccttgtgaccaaatgggtttcctc
Proteins encoded in this window:
- the LOC129708677 gene encoding leiomodin-1-like, with the translated sequence MSRFRKQDYKRQVSEDPDIDNLLANLSPEEMQELQVELEVMDPNSSVAIGLRQRNQTDKQSTGTYDREAMLTYCEKSTKKLIEREQSIDEGKSPDDSCQQAKAEQPETKAVKKLGNGSTKQGEEMAKTRGESERKDKESGKSESTSHIVKNTKERETGDKAKSKEAKNEEQKREAIGKGNEENKSKEIKDKGGKLTKVSEKPKEIANEGKNSNIKSETKDCKENEVCPSNPVTNCSTDLTRTGNQEEKKTAKVPEAPATAPTIYDDSIEKVKNNDPAVTEVNLNNAERMTNEILIRFADALKENTVVKTFSFANTHADDHVAFGVAGVLRVNTSITNLNLESNYITGKGVLAIMRALQQNNVLTEFRFHNQRHIFGGRVEMDIAKLLKENTTLLKMGYHFELAGPRMTVTNLLSRNMDKQRQRRLQEQRQGQTGDKKQGLEVPKAIGVQKSPKPSPQSSPKSSPWSSPKPSPKKAAAHTAPPPPPPPPPPPPPGLPANANPVTQNHALSNKRTVAGNGQGTKLRNSLTPVSERKLESRPPARERNSRDQLLASIRQSNLKSLKKVELPKLLQ